The Caldibacillus debilis DSM 16016 genomic interval AAAAAATCTCGTTTAAAGAGGTTTATTGGATCGTACCCGTCAGTCTCGCGGGCGGCGTCACCGGCGGGGTGATCGCTTCGCGCATGAACGAGGAATACATGGAGGCGGCCGCCATCGTCCTGCTCCTCTTTGCCTTTGCCGCTTCTTTTTTTAAACAGGGACAATTTTCCGGGGAAGGGGAAATCCGCTTTAACAAATTCAGTTTTCCCGGTCTGTATGCCATCGGCATTTACGACGGGATGATCGGTCCCGGCCAGGGGACGTTCATGCTGTATTTGTTCGGGGCGTTAAAGGTTTCCTACATTCGGGCCGTGGCGGGAGTCCGATTGGCCACCTTTTCCAGCTGTTTCGGCGCGGCGGTGACTTATATTGCCGCCGGGCAAATGATCTGGCCCCTGACCCTTTGCCTGCTGGCGGGATCCCTTGCCGGCGCGCAAATCGGGGTCCGGCTGGCGGAAAAATTGAAGGCCCGGACCGTCCTGGTGATTCTTCGGCTGGTGACCCTCGGACTGATCATCCAACTGATCGGGGAAAATTTGTTGGAATTGGCAGGCGGTTTCCGTTAACGCCGTGGGAAGCACAAAAAAAGATCCGGAAGGCTCCCGAATCCTTATTCATGGAAAATCGTCCGATTCCAACCAGCGGAAAAAACTCCGGAGGCTCCCCGCGGCTTCCGCCCGCTAACCTCGTTGATGTCCTTCGCGGGCGGATCCGCCCGTCGCGTTTTCGGCCATGGGAATCCGAACGGATCCTGGCCAGGATCGTTTTGAATTTAGACCGGAACGAAAATTCCGGTCGATTTACTTTTTATTGAAAATCTTTTCCGCGAAAGGTGCACCGTATCGGAATCCAAACCGTTCTATACCGGTTTCCGGCCAATTGCACCATACCCCTATCCCTATCCTTACGGAAAGTAGCGCGTAGACCGGGAAGCCCTTCCCGAAAGAGGGCGCGGCAGCTTCCCGGCGAAAAGATATATTTCAAAGGAGGATCTTTAAAGATGAGGGGCAAAGTCCCTCGACAAAAAGGGGAAATGTGCGAGAGTTTATATTGATCCGGCTGCGGTTGCAAAAACTGATCGCCCGCCTAAAAACGGAAAATCGCCTTTCTCCTTTCGTCCTCTCGGATCACCTCCTTTCATTTTTTCCTTGCCGCATTGGCCTGTTGAATGGCGTCGTTCAATTGTTTTACCATCGTGTCATAAGTCTGATCCACATCCCCGCCGTTAAATACCGTCTCCAGTGCCGACTCGATGATCCTTCTTCCTTCGGGGATCATGTCCATCAGCGCACCTTGGGTGGCGTAGGAAGGTTTGGTGGTTTGGAGCTGATGGACGGTCACCTTCAATTGGGGCATTTTCTCATAAGCCTCTTTGACCGTTTCTTCCTCATAGGCAGCCGGGTTGACGGCGAAATAGCCGGTGCCGATATGCCACTTCGCCTGCACTTCAGGCGTTTGCAGGTATTTCATGAACTCCCAGGCGGCTTTTTGTTCCGCTTCCGGTTTGCCGGCGATCATCCACAGGCTGGCCCCGCCGATGATCACCCCTTGCCTTTCCTTATTC includes:
- a CDS encoding sulfite exporter TauE/SafE family protein, encoding MEYLLIGLTGILATTAGTLAGGGGFISLPVMMLLGIPVQSAVGANKAANTISSFSSFLYLYRNKKISFKEVYWIVPVSLAGGVTGGVIASRMNEEYMEAAAIVLLLFAFAASFFKQGQFSGEGEIRFNKFSFPGLYAIGIYDGMIGPGQGTFMLYLFGALKVSYIRAVAGVRLATFSSCFGAAVTYIAAGQMIWPLTLCLLAGSLAGAQIGVRLAEKLKARTVLVILRLVTLGLIIQLIGENLLELAGGFR